Proteins encoded together in one Pseudomonadota bacterium window:
- a CDS encoding DUF364 domain-containing protein yields the protein MTIMEETLDLLKTFYKKNGLDSAQLFRIGLRSGWTAILGTGKLCGTAFRFSGPHNVYQTTEPDIEVIDKLAGRDLMDIAGKYLNSDIMQMRSIAVAAISALSQPFLTVESLAERRFQVEDDRDYLYGILKPDDVVTLIGYGGMTQNILGRCKELHIADMRPVHSLPAMLMREDVKDNHEPVFIHGPDEDEALLNKSDVVVMTASSLVNGTFDDLICYAATARVKCLYGASASIIPDVLIKHGVSFIMSHHVRDPDKFIESMDSDTNMEQSIRNYQPYQVISAAKGDPK from the coding sequence ATGACGATAATGGAAGAAACTCTCGATTTGCTCAAAACGTTCTATAAGAAGAATGGACTTGATTCTGCTCAATTGTTTCGGATCGGCCTCAGATCCGGCTGGACAGCTATTTTAGGCACAGGAAAACTATGCGGAACCGCCTTCAGGTTTTCTGGCCCTCATAACGTATACCAGACAACAGAGCCGGACATTGAGGTGATCGATAAGCTTGCAGGCAGGGACCTTATGGATATTGCCGGTAAGTATTTAAACTCTGATATCATGCAGATGAGGTCCATTGCCGTCGCAGCAATTAGCGCCCTTTCACAGCCCTTTCTTACCGTTGAGTCCCTGGCGGAAAGAAGATTCCAGGTTGAAGATGACCGGGATTACTTGTATGGCATCCTGAAGCCTGATGATGTAGTCACGCTTATAGGGTATGGAGGCATGACTCAGAATATCCTGGGAAGATGCAAAGAACTGCATATTGCGGACATGAGACCCGTCCACTCGCTCCCTGCCATGTTAATGAGGGAAGATGTTAAAGATAATCATGAGCCTGTTTTTATTCATGGGCCAGATGAAGATGAAGCACTGCTCAATAAGTCTGATGTCGTTGTTATGACAGCCTCCAGCCTTGTTAATGGTACATTTGATGATCTGATATGTTACGCAGCCACGGCGAGGGTCAAATGCCTCTACGGAGCCAGTGCATCCATTATTCCCGATGTGCTGATCAAGCATGGTGTGAGTTTCATTATGTCGCACCATGTAAGAGACCCCGACAAATTTATTGAATCCATGGACAGTGATACAAATATGGAACAGTCGATCAGGAATTATCAGCCCTATCAGGTTATTAGCGCTGCAAAAGGAGACCCTAAATGA